One region of Ornithinibacter aureus genomic DNA includes:
- a CDS encoding sterol carrier family protein, whose amino-acid sequence MPPRRRTDPAAGESALTGWLSDPDAVDRATLATAVRFTLEELGARAPGRSVEVRVPPFGAVQCIEGPTHTRGTPPNVVETDAVTWLALATGARQWAEAVAAGDLRVSGVRADLAGLVPLTGIGDQKQVAR is encoded by the coding sequence ATGCCTCCCCGCCGCCGTACCGACCCCGCCGCGGGTGAGTCAGCACTCACCGGGTGGCTCTCCGATCCGGATGCCGTCGACCGCGCCACGCTCGCCACCGCCGTGCGCTTCACCCTCGAAGAGCTCGGCGCGCGCGCCCCGGGCCGCAGCGTCGAGGTGCGCGTGCCGCCGTTCGGCGCCGTCCAGTGCATCGAAGGCCCCACCCACACCCGTGGCACCCCACCGAACGTCGTGGAGACGGATGCCGTCACCTGGCTCGCGCTCGCGACCGGCGCTCGGCAGTGGGCCGAGGCCGTGGCGGCCGGCGACCTGCGGGTCAGCGGCGTCCGCGCAGACCTCGCAGGTCTGGTGCCGCTCACCGGTATCGGCGACCAGAAGCAGGTGGCGCGATGA
- a CDS encoding YcxB family protein, whose product MPDSLGPLPQRIDYHLSAEDYVAFNLHAARTMPEYERQIAQARLWGAVLMAGLAVVFGLVLFDAGVVATGVLAVLGAGGWWLFSPWSLRRSIRRSVERIGRTSGLGVVGPATLLVDEVGMREYCGAVTHSVPWSAIVRVEETAEHGFIFVAPMAALVVPKRAAGAGAVLALARERAGNG is encoded by the coding sequence ATGCCTGACAGCCTCGGGCCGCTGCCGCAGCGGATCGACTACCACCTGAGCGCCGAGGACTACGTCGCGTTCAATCTCCACGCGGCGCGCACCATGCCGGAGTACGAGAGGCAGATCGCGCAGGCTCGGCTGTGGGGCGCGGTGCTCATGGCTGGTCTCGCGGTGGTCTTCGGGTTGGTCCTGTTCGATGCCGGCGTCGTGGCCACCGGGGTGCTCGCCGTGCTCGGCGCCGGCGGGTGGTGGCTGTTCTCGCCGTGGTCGCTTCGCCGCAGCATCCGCCGCAGTGTCGAGCGCATCGGTCGCACATCGGGGCTCGGCGTCGTCGGCCCCGCGACGTTGCTCGTTGACGAGGTCGGCATGCGCGAGTACTGTGGCGCAGTGACGCACAGCGTGCCGTGGTCCGCGATCGTTCGTGTCGAGGAGACGGCCGAACACGGCTTCATCTTCGTCGCCCCGATGGCAGCGCTCGTGGTCCCCAAACGAGCCGCGGGGGCTGGTGCCGTGCTGGCCCTGGCCAGAGAGCGAGCCGGGAATGGGTGA
- a CDS encoding LLM class flavin-dependent oxidoreductase has protein sequence MTAAASHGIRGRDATGIRHGITILPELPWRESAPMWRAAEEMGFDHAWTYDHLVWGGLPDASWFAAVPTLAAAAGVTSSIGLGTFVSSPNYRHPYTFARDVLTLDDVSGGRFLCGLGTGGDLDARILGEERTLKQRVDRFHEFVPLLDRLLREDRVDHEGAWYSARGARTLPGPVRHRVPLLVAANGPRSIRLAATLGDGWITYGGRGDTLDEWFAHVGELATRFSDAADAAGRGPLDRLLSLDSSPRFSLESVELYAEMAGRAAALGFTDVVTHWPRAEGPYAGDVSVLEAVAAQVVGDEGERPCAG, from the coding sequence ATGACCGCGGCGGCGAGCCACGGCATCCGCGGTCGTGACGCGACCGGCATCCGGCACGGCATCACGATCCTGCCCGAGCTGCCGTGGCGCGAGTCGGCCCCGATGTGGCGCGCGGCCGAGGAGATGGGGTTCGACCACGCCTGGACCTACGACCACCTCGTGTGGGGCGGGCTGCCCGATGCCTCGTGGTTCGCGGCGGTGCCGACGCTGGCGGCGGCGGCCGGGGTGACCTCGAGCATCGGGCTCGGGACGTTCGTGTCGTCGCCGAACTACCGGCATCCGTACACCTTCGCCCGCGACGTGCTGACCCTCGACGACGTGTCCGGCGGGCGGTTCCTGTGTGGGCTCGGCACCGGGGGAGACCTCGACGCGCGCATCCTCGGTGAGGAGCGCACGCTCAAGCAGCGGGTCGACCGGTTCCACGAGTTCGTGCCGCTGCTCGACCGGCTGCTGCGCGAGGACCGCGTCGATCACGAGGGGGCCTGGTACTCGGCGCGCGGGGCCCGCACCCTGCCCGGCCCGGTGCGCCACCGGGTGCCGTTGCTCGTCGCGGCGAACGGTCCGCGCTCGATCCGGCTCGCGGCGACGCTCGGCGACGGCTGGATCACCTACGGCGGTCGCGGCGACACCCTCGATGAGTGGTTCGCCCACGTCGGCGAGCTGGCCACGCGCTTCTCGGATGCCGCGGATGCCGCGGGGCGCGGCCCGCTCGATCGCCTCCTCTCGCTCGACTCCTCACCCCGGTTCTCGCTGGAGTCGGTCGAGTTGTACGCCGAGATGGCCGGGCGGGCCGCGGCGCTCGGGTTCACCGACGTCGTCACCCACTGGCCGCGGGCGGAGGGGCCGTATGCCGGGGACGTCAGCGTGCTCGAAGCCGTCGCGGCGCAGGTGGTCGGCGACGAAGGAGAGCGCCCGTGCGCCGGGTGA